The stretch of DNA CAGAAGGGCAAATAAATCTGATTATTCAACTATAAAAACTTTCTTATTAGTTATAATCAATAATTTTCATACCAAAAGAGTAAATATTTAAACTAGATTTATCAATCCTATCAAAAAAATTGTAATTTTAGAGACAACAACTATAATAGATTATTTTTTTGATAAGAGAAAAAATAAAACTCACAAACATCTAAAAATAGTAAATTACTTGTTTTTGAAAGACCACAATGAAGAAGAATGAAGTACCGCAAGACGAAAGCTTTCTGAGTAAAAACAATCTCTCCGAACTATACTATGTCGTAGACGAAGACGGACATTTCACCACCGAACAATCGAGTGGCTGGGAACCCAAAACCATTATGCAAACAGAAACTTTGCGTGTCTTACAACAACGTGTAGAGAAAGCAAAAGAAAAGGTGAAACAAGGAAAAGTAAGTCCTATAGTTTATTATATGGAATTGAATAAAATGGACTGGCCAACTTTAGCTGCTTATATGCACAAGTGGCCTTTTTTTATAAAAAGACATGCCAAACCAAATGTATTTAATCGTCTGAATGATAGTGTGTTGAGTAAATATGCAGAAGTGTTCGGTATAACTTTAGAAGAACTAAAAAAAATCGATGGAAAAAAATAAAGAAATTCCATTTGTACATCACCAATCAGCGCATTGCGAAACAGGAGTAGCCTCTAATTTATTAAAAAACAGAGGACTAGACATTAGCGAAGCCATGGTTTTTGGTATTGGATCTGGGTTGTTTTTTGTATACCTGCCTTTTCTCAAAGTAAATCACGCACCTGCGATAAGTTATCGTCCAATGCCGGGAAGAATTTTTACCTGTTTGGCAAAGCGTTTAGGCTTGAAAATAGAGCGAAAAAAATTTCGATCAGAAGAAGAAGCACAAAAACTACTTGATCAGAAAATAGCAGAAAATATTCCCTGTGGTTTGCAAGTTGGGGTTTATAATTTACCTTATTTTCCAGATGAATATCGCTTTCATTTCAATGCACATAATTTAGTAATCTACGGAAAAAAAGAAGATCACTACTTGGTGAGTGATCCAGTGCTCAATCACCCAACAGAACTTTCTGCAAAAGATTTAGAAAAAGTACGTTTTGCAAAAGGTGTTTTAGCACCCAAAGGACATATGTATTATCTGACCGAAATTGCTACACATATCGATTGGGATAAAGCAATACGAAAAGCAATCCAAAAAACATGCAACGAAATGTTGGCACCTGTACCTATTGCAGGGGTTCGAGGAATGCGGTGGTTGGCAAAAGATATCCGAAAATGGCCGAAGAAAATCGGTAATGTAAAAACCAACTATTATCTAGCACAAATAGTAAGAATGCAAGAGGAAATAGGAACTGGAGGTGGAGGTTTTCGGTATTTATTTGCTGTATTTTTACAAGAATCTTCAGAGAAAATACAACAACCTATTTTAGATGATTTTTCTAAAGAAATGATTGCTATTGGCAATCAGTGGAGAGATTTTGCTTTACAAGCTTCTAGGGTTTATAAAAAGAGGAGTCAATTAGAAGAAGTGTACAATACATTAGCAGATGAACTATTGGTTTTGGCCAATAAAGAAGAAGATTTTTTTAAGCGTCTGAAAAAAGCTCTGAAGTAATGATCCAAATCAAAAACATCTCTAAACGTTATACATCCTACGAAAATACCGCTCTAGATGCAGTGTCT from Weeksella virosa DSM 16922 encodes:
- a CDS encoding BtrH N-terminal domain-containing protein; amino-acid sequence: MEKNKEIPFVHHQSAHCETGVASNLLKNRGLDISEAMVFGIGSGLFFVYLPFLKVNHAPAISYRPMPGRIFTCLAKRLGLKIERKKFRSEEEAQKLLDQKIAENIPCGLQVGVYNLPYFPDEYRFHFNAHNLVIYGKKEDHYLVSDPVLNHPTELSAKDLEKVRFAKGVLAPKGHMYYLTEIATHIDWDKAIRKAIQKTCNEMLAPVPIAGVRGMRWLAKDIRKWPKKIGNVKTNYYLAQIVRMQEEIGTGGGGFRYLFAVFLQESSEKIQQPILDDFSKEMIAIGNQWRDFALQASRVYKKRSQLEEVYNTLADELLVLANKEEDFFKRLKKALK